The genomic interval AAGGTTTATTTGAGTGTGACGCTACAACATTTCAGCACACAGACGGGAATCAGCAACGAAACTTCTGACACTTCAGAAGGCATGACCAAGTCACTCCCAGAATCCACAGGTGGTCTCATCACTTCTCTCCATCCTCTCAGGATCCACAGCAGCCCGTCTGAACCACCTCGATCCCCAACGCTGCGGGAGTGCGGGGTCATTATACGGCAGCTGTATAACGCCAACAGTCTTCAGTCTCAGGAAGTAAGTGACCAAATCCTCACAAGCCAATTCCTCCCTCACATGCAGACATTTCAGCAGTATGTGTTTCTCTCAGATTCTCCGCATCAAGGCCATTCTCAGGGACATCATGTTCAACCGGAAAATCACCCCCGAGAACTACATTATGGCCAAAGCCTATCTCGCTGATGAGAAAAGGTTCTTATCCTTAGTTTCCTTCTTTACATTTGTACTGGATCTACGATATTAATCAATCTAATAAGTAATCTTTTAAATAACTGTAAACGTCTGCCTAAAGGCAAATCCAGTTCTTgaagtcacacagacacagtgagaCTAGTCATTTACGCATATGAGTGAAACTTGGGACAACCAGAATAAATTTTCCTTGGTAGAACTGTAGCTGAATGCTGGAAGTGATGgggattaaatttatttatcatttgttgTAATGCTTAATGGAACAGATGTGTAGAGAAAGGATTTTGCTGGAGATATACTTTCATTACTTAATATTTACTTGTAGCTAATTGTGTTCTGGACTACAAGGTTAACCCTACATTCACACTAAGAAGCGACAAGCCACTTGTATTGCTTGTTGTTTCTCTCGTGGTGGGATGTAGAaacccatttttttttggttccaaTGAGATCCGGTAGTAGTTATACGTATAGCTTCTAAAGCTAACTAGTTAAGTACAAATGAAATAATGCACTAGCGATTGTGGAAAAATTGCGAGTGTTTGATCTGTTATGTGCTAGCTTCATTGGCATATAAGATGAAACCATGGTTATGggtttttcttctatttttgggTGTTACAACAGTAAATTGGACCTAACTGCAgcgtaggaactaaagttgtgatCGGGGaactgaaaataataaataaataaatagatcaaaTTGGTTCAAGGAATCATTTGAGCCAAACATTACGCATACAGCGTCATACTGTGCCTACGTAGTAATTTGCATAGTAGAGAAAATCTCAATTCAAATGTTGTTCGTCAAGCGGTTGCTGAAATTGTGGTTCTGTATCTTGCATGTACatagaaaataaatgaccaCATGTCGGTATGTCGATCCTAGTGACAAAAAAGCAGGTTTGTATGTAATCCTGACCAATCGGGCTGCAAATGGTCacagaaaatacacacattGAGGACAGAATTGCAGTGAAAAGATTAGTTATTGAGCAAACATGAGAAGATTTACGACTTACTGaatcaaaaatatttcattgacaATATTCCACTGTTgcaatgtaattaaaaataacagtatGTGATGTTTTGGGATGATAATTCAAACTTTAAACTGCATTTGGGGTAAAAAGGGAATGCTATGCATGTTCTACTCAATGTGTTTTCCTTCTCGGAAGAGCTGAGGAGCCGGAGATGTTTCCAAAGCTTCCTTCTCGCGCCCTGCCCAAAGGACCGTAAGTTATAGTTCATCCCACAGCATATACAAAGCTAATTTAACTTTAACTAATACACTGATCTCCTCTTTCCTCGCTGTGCAACAGGGTTGTGTGTCAGGCCAAGATGGCCGAGAGAGTGATCCTTCCCTCACTCAGACAGAGCCTCAGCAGGAGAACTCGAGCTGTGCAGAGGAGCCGCTTGTGGAGAAAAATACCATAAACTGTTAAATACTGTATTGTCCAGACTATAAGACTATTCCTAATGACTCAGGCATTCGCCCACTTGTAATTTGCAATGTATTAGTGTATTTACTGGAGGCGTGTTAATCTGGCAGTTAACTTTTCTATGAGCAGGTCGATTATCTAATTCCATATAAATTGGAAAAGCGGTAAACAACTACCAGACTACCCCAGCAGGGGGCGATAAACTGAAGAATTAAAAGGCATCTCAAAGTGCTTAGCGATTAAACGCAAACTTGTAATTTCGGAGCTTATTGCAGGAGATTCTTAGCATTATGGGCATTGACTTATGATATTTAAAAAGGATTGCAAGTAAAATTCTTTGTTTAGATCATTAAGGGGTTAAAATACAAGATTCTTTGTAAAACTTTTTAAGCGTGTCtgttttaacaaatatatatatatatatatatatatatatataaaacaaaatatactaACTGATTTCAGATCCTCTGTttctagtgattttttttaatggcaatttattgtaaaaaaataaataaataaaaacaaagggggatatcTGTTTCGGATgggtatgcaaaaaaaaaatatatttatgtttatttacagtaaggTGTTAGCAATAAGATATTGGCATAATGTATGTGTGTCcttacacacaccagtgataaataaatgtaatggatTTGATTTTGGGAGAACTGGGCAGCTGGGCCTAATTTTAACAAGTCTTAATTAGCAAAATTACCAAAGAAAAATGGATAGAGTTAAGAGTTTTGGAATTAAACtcttcatataaatatataactctCCCTGGAGTCAAGTGTACTGTATGcatccaattaaatgctctcaAAAAATGCTCAAGTCCTGCCTCTTAAACCGAATCTGCTGATCACACTTCAACTGTGTCTCTTCGGTgttgaaagattaaaaaaaaaaaaagaatgcgtTTGCAGTTGTCGACTTTAGGGATTTATGATCCAGAATATATGATACATTTGTTTCCAGGCTTTGTGTATATCAGCTGCTTTATATagcaaacacattatttattcatgtaaataaaaacacacttacGCACACCAGTGCTTTTAGTGGTAATTTACAAACCTGTACTGATTAACATAAGAAGTGTGATACTTCATCAGATTTGTAGGTGCAAATTGTATACATAGACAGAAGCGATAAGTTTTATGCTGTGAGAGAATGCCATGATTAGGCAGCAGAGAGACACGCCTGCCTCACACTTTGAGCCCAGGTGTTGAGCAGAGCTGTGACAGAGTGCTTGTCAGGAAGCTGCAGCAGTTTGGATGTCATGTTCCTGTAGACGTTCTGCAAAAATGGGTTTGCTTCTGCAAAGGAAGAGAGAAACGTAAAATTGTGGCTGTGTCAGATTCTAGAGACTGTAGATTTAGTTAAGTGGTTAATTTCCAATATACGTAAAAACGCCACAGCAAAATCTCCAACACGACTTATAACACAAATTCCACCTGTACACTTGCCCCAGCTTGTTTCACTAATCTACTTAATTGAGGCGACTGCTCTCTTACCATATTGCTGATCATCACTGTCCCATTGAGGGCTCTGCTCAGGATAGTCTGATGGAATGCTCAGCTGGAGAGGAGGAACACTCGGAAGGGTCTTATCATCTGGAACAACggaaattaaatgaatcatactATATAGCAAGCTCCACATTTAGCCCTATAGGGACAGGGTTAGTATCTCTGTAACCTGTCTCCACTGTGAGGAACCGTTTTATCCAATGAACTTTTAGGTGTTTTGATCATACATGGTCATATTTCTATACGACAGAGACAGGCAATTTGAGCGCATGaccaagagaaagagagagatttttgTCCACATCCAAACTCACCCAGTTTGCAGATAAGGTGCACTGCCCCGTTGTTGCTGCAGAAGGACGGGTCCAAATTGACAAGGAATTTGGAGTCGAGGCGCGCTACCTCCCCCTGCAGGATGTTTGGGATAGTCTGCCGATCGTCTTCCTCGTACTTCCTCTTCCGAGTCGGAATGATGGGCCCTCTGCAGGTCGAGTGAGAGAGGTGTGGTTAAAGCAGTGCGTGACTCAAGCATAATAATTCTAACCCTAAAAGAatcagatgctttttttttccctgatttTTGGCACAAGCAAAGATGATAAAGGAAGGAGAAATGTGTTATGGCGCATCAGACAAAACTTAATTATACATACAGTCTAGCGTTATTAATGTTGGAATTAAGCATGCTGAATTGTTGAGATTACTTCAAATGCAAAGAGTTTCAGTGGCACTCACGTGATGGGTGGTCCGTGAATGGCCGTCATTGCGGGTGCAAACGTTCGATAGAGAGAGTGGTTGAAAACCGGTGAGCGGATGTTGGCCAAGACGGCATCGAGCAGTGGCTGGCACAGGTACTGCTTTTTGGAAGGCACCGTTGGGGGAGGAGGAGTAGGCTGAGGAAGGAATGCACAGGGATTAGAACATGATTATGGGATTTGAATGggaatatatgtatgtatgtatgtatgtatgtgtgtgtgtatatatatatatatatatatatatatatatatatatatatatatatatgtgtgtgtgtgtgtgtgtgtgtgtatattatatatatatatatatatatatatatatatatatatatatatatatatatatatatatatatatatatatacacacacacacacacacaagaaaaagtatgtgaaccttttggaatttcatggttttcggaataaatttgtcattaaatgtgatctgatcttcatctatgtcaagggtattgacaaatataatgtgtctaaaataataacacaaaaaaattctgatctttcatgtctttattgagaacaaccaaaaaaaaaaaaaaacctcatagtgcttgtggaaaaagtatgagaacccttgagttaatgacctcaaaaaaagctaattggagtcaggttttagcacacctggagtctcgttaagaaaacgagattggaggtgtggactacagctactttgactgataaaaacccgtCAAACTTTAGGAGTTTGCTCTGTACAAGAAgtacacgcttatgtgagccatgcctcgccaaaaagagctttcagaagatctacgatcaagaattgttgatttacataaagctggcaagggttacaaagtgatttcaaagactttagaaattcaccagtctacagttaggcaaactgtctacaaatggagacactttgggactgttgctactataccaagaagtgggcgcccagtcaaaatgaccccaagagcacaacaaagactcatcaatgaagcaaagaaacaaccccgaatgacagccgaagatttgaaggcatcattggaactggctaacatctctgttcatgagtctacaatacgtaaaacactgaacaagcagggtatctacggcaggacaccacgaaggaagccactgcttactaaaaagaacattgctgcatggctgaagtttgcaaaagagcacactgacactccacagcggtactggcaaaatgttttgtggactgatgaaactaagatcgaactatttggaaaaaccacacagcacatcatctggcgtagaaagggcatggcatatcatcatgaaaacattatCCCAACTGTAacgtatggtggaggaaacatcacgatttgggcctgctttgctgcatcaggacctggccagcttgcaaacATTGAGGGGAATATGAATTCCCAAGTacatcagacaattcttcaggataatgtgagaatgtctgtacgtcagctgaaactgtgtagaagttgggtgatgcaacaggacaacgacccaaaacaccggagcaagtccacaacagaatggcttcagaaaaacaaaatctgcctTTTGGattggccaagtcagagcccagacctcagcccaatagagatgctatggaatgacttgaagagagccatacacatgagacgtccaaagaatatgacagagctaaagcagttctgccaggaagaatgggctaaaattcctcctgaacgatgttcaggtctgatccacagctacaggaagcgcctggttgaggttattgctgccgggaggggggtcaaccagttcATAATTCACTGACTTTtaccactgccattttgaatgttgaatgagtgtgtttcaataaagacatgaaagatcagaatttactttgtgttattattttaggcacattatattggtcaatacccttgacttagatgacgATCAGATTACGTTTTataacaaatttattcagaaaaccatgaaattccaaaaggttcacatactttttcttgccactgtgtgtgtgtgtgtgtgtgtgtgtgtgtgtgtgtgtatatatatatatatatatataatgtatatgtgtgtgtgtatattatatatatacacacacatatacacacacacacacacacacacacacacatatatatatatatatatatacacatacatatatatatatacatatacatatatatacatacatatatatatatacacatatatacatacatatatatatatacatatatacacatatatatacacatacacatatatatacacatacacatatatatacacatacacatatatatatatacacacacacacacacatacatacactacatATGAAAAGTATAACTATCTCCATCAATATTCATTGATTCCTAGCCAATCACATGCAGTTGGTTTGCTGTAGTGAGCAGCAAACCAACTGcatgtgattggctagtgtccctctgattgacaggggggAAGATAGGCTGTCCCTCTGATCTAGACAGCAAGGAAAATCATGCTTTCTTGTACTTAGTATAGTAGTGTTGATCTCCTTAGACAGCAGGGTGTAAATGCAGGGCGCCTGTATGACTTACCACTGCCATGTCATTCTTGAGCTTCTCCAAAGCTATTTCACACTTCTGTAGGGTTTTAAGGGGGCATCTAGTGAAAGACAAGGACAGTGGATGAGTCTAAACTAAAAGCCTGAAACTATGGACCATCTGAGTGCTTAATGAGCAGGTTGTGTATCTGTCTTCACCTGGTGTTGGGATCAGTGAGAATATTTAGCAGACTTTTCATCTTGCTCAGATCCTTCTTCCTTTCTGGAAAGgaagcaggggaaaaaaagcaacatttacacaaaagaaaaaagcatcAATACTAGGACAAAGtaggaaaaataaacacaataccttcatttttgtcaattttgttAATCATCCTACGCAGTGGTTCAATGTATTTGGAGAGCTGTTTGAGTTTGTCCATGTACAGCTGGTCCTCTGACTGGGACGCACTCGCTGGACTCATCACAGAGCTGGGGTTACCTGCAGGTAAGCACAAGCAGAGCTTAACAGACTTTACAATCGTTGCAAGGTATTCTGAATTGCAAAATGACTCTAAACTAGTCTTACTAAAACTTATCCTCAAAAACGTTTATGGACAAGTTGCTCAAGtattccatgaaaaaaaaaaaacaatcagaaatcaAAATCAAACTTCAGACACCAAATGGGTCTCAGCTGATCGATCCATCGATTCAATCAACCAATCCATGCAATCAtgtgaagaaataaatacaccccttggaaattgttggcttttgacatatttggataagcaaacatttgatcatctttgaaacagtgcctattaataaactGATATGCTTGaataaaaccacaaagaaaattaGCTCTCTCAATCTTTTTTTCCaagagaaatatcaatagatgtgatatacttctgtggaaaaagtaagtacaccattggcctcagaagctagtattgccccctttatcagaaataacttcttgtaggtgtttcgcataattgtccaccaggcttgctggaatttttcaccactcttccatgcaatattctttcagttgcaagatgtttgagggatttctttcatgttctgcctgtttcaaatccccccacaacatttcaatgggattcaaatccgggctttgactaggccattccaaaactctccatttcttctttttgagccgttccttagaagatttgctagtgtgcttaggattattatcctgttgaaaggtccactttcggttcaacttttggacagatggcctcacattatcttcaagcactctttgatatgatgcagaattcatagttgtatcaatgaatgcaagctgtccagtccctgaggcagcaaagcaaccctaaaccataacatttccaccaccatgcttcacagttagtatgaggtgcttctcatGAAAAGCCGTCTTTGGTCTGCGACAAACATGCCTGCTGTTACTATGGCCacacaactctatctttgatttgtctgtccagagcacattattccaaaaggcctgctctttgcctatatgctcatttaTGCCAAGAGGCCTGCACTGGTATGTGTGCTGCATACCTGGAGTGCTGAGTGGTCCAGGAGATGGCACTTGCAATGGGTAACTCTGTGGTGTACGTGCTGTGGCTGGACTATGTGAAGGCTGTGGGGAAGGACTAGGTTGGAAACCTCCTGGAGATGGAGTTGGACCAGagctgaaaaacaaatacaatatattTCCATCACATCCTTATATCTAAAGTGGAACACTTGTTTATTCTAGTATTGGACAAAACTATTGCATTGTAATACGCATGTGTGACGGGTCAGGAAGCGTTGGATTATTCCTTCTCAAATACGTATGCTTTccacttttactttttaatattatgCTACAAAACTTACAGAGTCAGTGTGGTGCAGTTTAAGTAAAATACAGAGTGGCTGGTGCTTCATCGCAGGTGTGATGAAGCATAGCTACTGTTACcatcccaaagttgattattttaatataacagcatgcccccaagggttttattcccctcataccacagcaatttgtctaCAATTTcaaattttattcattaaagaatgtcaaggcaaacttttattaaaagctaaatttaatgttgtggaacatctgcaagatacatctcaaaataaaaatctctctctctcgaagttaaaaGTCCTCAAGACTttcagagctgccgttatagaaaattaatcaacagcttccagaattcaacaacactgcAGTATGAAGTGCTTTTCTAAAGTCAGCTCAAACAAAATGCAACAGAGACAGTGTTACTACTATTCAACTCCCGTCCATTCTGCGTTTCACAGCTTCTAGAAGTTTCTCtaaagtgtaataaaaaaaaaaaaaaaaaaagaacaagaggaAACCTTCAAATGGATGCTGATAACACAAACGTGTCGTTCAGGATGCatttcccaatttttttttttaggtgcaATGAAAAGTCTACACAAATCAGTGTAAAAGTCTTTACACAATCGATTAAGATTTCGAGACGAGACCCACAGGAACGAATGTACCTGACAGAGTTGGGCTGTGATGAGAGCGGTTGTGGAGAGGGTTGAGGCTGGGGAGGAGGAGGCATGGAAGGCTGGGGTGTCTGCACCTGGACCGGAGATGGTGAGGACATCTGCTGACCCTGTAGAGAAGAAGACAGAGTCAAAAGGAACATGAATCTGTGCGTTATTActctaaataaacaacatagtTGCCATTAAAGCTTCTGGACTGTCACACACATAAAACACCAGCTTACACTCCGAGGTCCACTGTTCTACTTACCTGTACAGCTTGCAGAAACAGCAATAACACACTACCACCCTTTTCCCCTACACACATAAGGATTGGATTTCAATTGGGGTAACATAGAGGGACAAGGGGGGGACAGCTGTTATGTTAAAGCTTGCTCATGGACAACCTCTCTGTTGTGAGGGGGTGTAGAGGGGGAGCCACAGACATGGGCACCTACTGGAAAGCCAGCACTCTGCCCCTGGTGTAAATACCTGTGGCATTTGCTGTCCTCCCATGGCAGCAGGGTTTTGAGGTATGGCAGAGTTCGGAATGGCGCGGGGCAACCGGGGTGGCATTTGTATCCCAGCACGGGGCATCATCTTTGAGGAGGACAGAGGGGACAACAGACATGTCACAAgcaaaaacaataaatgcagtGCATCAGCGGATATGAGAGgaagcacatgcacacatgcacactcagaAAACTCGGGTCTAATGAGGGACTACAGGCACAAGAGCACATACATAGGGAGATGTTCTGAGATGCGTGTGATCATCTATAATAAAAAGTGCACGCTCAGCTGTGACTTTCTTCTTGTGCAGGTTAGAAACAGCAAATCACGGGCTAATGGGCAGCATGCTTACTCCTGATTTATCATGCCAGATGAGAGATGTGTGATGCGTGTATCCATGTCTCATGACCTCATTGATAAATGAACAGTTGAGgcaaaaatcaaatcaaaaaggTACGCTAGATTCCTCCTTACCCCATATGCAGTCAATCAGCAACGAAagctaatttagctaacaagtaatgcaACTCTATCCATAAATACAGACCCAGATTGTCATGCACTTGCTTATCtcttatatttaacatttcagCATTTAGCTACAAATGAAGTTTAGATTACGTTTATAAATTACAGAAAGTAACACTATGTCCTACACCACACCAGCACATCTGAGTGACCACTGAAAAACTGAACATGCCAGAACTTTATTTTGGGTAAAACAGACTTCCATTAATCGTTCGTTCCTTCGGAGAACCAATGGAGTAAACTTCAGACAACTGAATGCGTCTCAGCTGATCGATTACATGTTGAAAATTGTACaacatttgattcttttaacTTTCCAAAGAACGACCGTGTGTTAGTTTACGGGTTGATGATGAAAtgtataccacagtgctgatgaattctggttggtcaaaaggtgttttCTAGTTTTCTATAACTGTAGCTCTGAccgtagtgcagctgcaaatcacaggtttaaattTTAGAAACGTCTCCATTCTAAtaggttatcgtttctataggaTCAGCTCATTCACAGCAACTTGTATTGTGGACAGTGcacataaatattaaagaataatcatgttaatcattgatatggtgacattttctctAAGGcgctgtttatttaacattattgaaggagtctccagtatcagcactttgtaacaatcagaggtaaagcaaTACATTTAAGTTTTCCAACTTGATAAAAGGTCTTTAGGACcaactttgcagtttctcactaacatgatcttattaacttcaagagaaagagagagaaaaaaaaagagaggctggtgaaggaactaCTATTAATAGCTGCAATAAGGTGTtcaaagtgataacaggaacttgtttcgcagacattccacaacgttaaaggtaacaagaaattaattcaaaaagtaTGGCATGCCATTCATTAATGCATAAAAAATCGTAATGTCAGTAAATCGCTGTggtaaaagaagaataaaacacattgggatgtgctgttaaaggaaataaTCGACTGTGTGCTGGTCACGGTAACATCACTTTTGTGGATCCGTCACACCGGCCAGTTACTATAACAGCAACACACCAAgtcttttattctttacttaaaaGGCATACAAACATAACTGCAATTACAGTTATGCTTTTATCAAACAGTTAGTAAACTCACAAGCACATGTATGCAGTGACTCAAAAGAAGCCGAGCATGCGGTCAGTTTGTTAAGCCACAGAAAGCAaggcaaaagaaaataaagaccCCTCTCAAGCCCTAAGCACTAAAACTTTTTAACCTGTTCTTGTGGCGTACTTTGCatcaggcatgtgtgtgtgtgtgtgtgtgtgtgagagagagagagagagcatcagACTGGAGGCACATatggtataataaatataaccgTAATAAACATGAAGAGATAAGAACGCTATCATTCCCCTGAGGAACGACACACACAGGGGGACAAGACAGCTTTCAAAGATTTAGTTTAATATTTGGATAACAGACACGGTCTTATGTTGAGTGTCTTTTCTACAGGCTCCCCCTCGTCCTCACCAGGAAGGTTATTAACTAAGAGACGCATTTTCAATAAAGGAACCGATTTTAGTTCCAGGAACCTTTTTAATTCCTGCTATTACAGCTAGGCATGTGCCAAGAATCAGTTATGCAATATATCATAACAATGTTACTGTAAACACTTTAACATGTCTCTAGTCCCACTTGGCTCTTTTTTTCGAATGGACGTAGGCCATGTCTTAAACAAAACTAAAGACactttgtatatttaaatgtttcataAAATTCACTGAAGAGTTTgctataattttattattataaataaatgtgtgttataTGGTAAGTCAATATTAAGAAAGGTTAAAAAGTTATGAtgttaaaaatatcatattggcaCATGCCATATTGAGGCAGAGCTTGCACTGTGAAGTGTGGGAATTTCACTGGCCCTTCAACCATTTTCatagtaataattataaatcAATTAGAACTTTATAGTCTCTACAATACCcacataaattttaaaaaatcattttactcagtaattcttttctttgctgaTTTGTGAGGATTCAGTGGGTCAACAACTAAAAGAAAACAATCCAttaagtattaatattaatgttcacTCGGTTGGCATGCATTCACTCCAGGCTCAATCCATTCATTCAATTCCCACATGGCCGGTACAGCTTGCAAAGCTCTTACCGGGCCAGAAACGTTTACAAGCTGGGCCTGAGCTGCTACCGCCTGATGGGCTTGTTGgacttgctgctgctgctgctgttgttgttgctgctgttgttgctgctgctgctgttgttgctgctgctgttgctgctgttgttgctgctgttgctgctgctgttgttgttgttgttgttgttgttgttgctgctgctgctgttgttgttgttgttgcaaaaCTCTAGCCTGCTAAGTTGCACACATACAAAATGCACATGCAAGCCAGCAAGCAGAAGGTCAAGAAAAGCATAAGGGAAATTATTTGCATTGGAAGACAAATTAATCACATATATTTACTTTGTGTGTAAAAGAGTAATGCCAAATACTATGTTATTACATCATTGTTAAATTACAATAACTGCACAGGTGACTACTAGTCACTACTACAACCgagaatttattaaataattgctGTGAGAAATGGTCAAAACCTGGTGTCACTGTGGTTCAATGTTACCACTTATAAGTGATCGTGAATTCTGCCATGAGCAGCACTATGTGGAAAAAGTGCATTCATTCCCACGGGTTGCACGTCACTATACAATCCCACTCAGGTAGTTTAGCGTCAGACCAGGGGTGGATGCTAGCGTAGATAAGCCAATCCAGCCCATGTGTGGCTGTTAATTGAAGTGTGGTTTGAGGTGTTCATTGCTGTTGTTTATCAGCATTTAGCTGCACTAATAAACTTTAAATAGCACTGTTCTGAATCTGTTTTAGCTTTAACTAGGAAAACGATTATATTCAAGTGCGTTTTTGAATTACTGGTCAGCTagcaaaattgttttttttttttttttaaatattgtcatGCAACCACTAGTGACTAGTAGTACTCATTTATAAGCAACCAGTTGACAGTTGAGTATTCAAGACATCCTTAACATCCATATAACAAAACCTACTTTCATAACCCTTCCATGAGGTGTCTCGCACTCCTGTGAATTTTTCAGAAGCCATTTTCCCCACTGTGCCAGTACAATGGATGCTTAACAAatgtcatgtttgtgttttggtttttggaAAGTTTGATCGAGGCGAAAGCCAGAAATATAGggactgtgttttatttagtttttctgATCGAGTTGTTGGAAAGCGAGCCCCAAAGTCCAATCAAAGTCTCACGAGTCCTCCTTCCCACCTACCTTCATACACAACGGGTTCTACAGTGGTGCCGAAAAAGGAAAGAGATATCAGACGCTAACATGGACACTCCTCCACTTAGCGAGGTCGTAAAGTCCCTAGTCAGCCTCCACTAGAC from Ictalurus furcatus strain D&B chromosome 18, Billie_1.0, whole genome shotgun sequence carries:
- the med15 gene encoding mediator of RNA polymerase II transcription subunit 15 isoform X2, with protein sequence MSGMEVPGPDNDWRSQGFRQKVITQIEDAMRKAGTAHNKSSNDMENHVFNKAKTREEYLSMVARLIIHFRDIHKKAQGGADQMNPLQNLTVVGGAGGPGTIAMPPRAPGAPMGAMGSMNPMPIGQHAMQGVAGNQQGAGAAVQLQMAQQQQSIQFQQFQPQQQTAMQQNAMQQQFQAQQQLKLQQQLQQQQQQQQQQQQQQQQQQHHQNQSMQHQNQQQQQAQAQQQQQQQNQLHQSRLQQQQQMAQFQQLQQQQAHAQAQAQSIQHLQQQQQLQQAQAQPGQMPLHSQPPPQILVPQSLAGQMPSGQHQAIGTLSQQQQQLKLQAFQARVLQQQQQQQQQQQQQQQQQQQQQQQQQQQQQQQQQQQQQQQQQQQQQQQQQQQVQQAHQAVAAQAQLVNVSGPMMPRAGIQMPPRLPRAIPNSAIPQNPAAMGGQQMPQGQQMSSPSPVQVQTPQPSMPPPPQPQPSPQPLSSQPNSVSSGPTPSPGGFQPSPSPQPSHSPATARTPQSYPLQVPSPGPLSTPGNPSSVMSPASASQSEDQLYMDKLKQLSKYIEPLRRMINKIDKNEERKKDLSKMKSLLNILTDPNTRCPLKTLQKCEIALEKLKNDMAVPTPPPPTVPSKKQYLCQPLLDAVLANIRSPVFNHSLYRTFAPAMTAIHGPPITGPIIPTRKRKYEEDDRQTIPNILQGEVARLDSKFLVNLDPSFCSNNGAVHLICKLDDKTLPSVPPLQLSIPSDYPEQSPQWDSDDQQYEANPFLQNVYRNMTSKLLQLPDKHSVTALLNTWAQSVRQACLSAA